One window from the genome of Acinetobacter lanii encodes:
- the pcaD gene encoding 3-oxoadipate enol-lactonase, with translation MPTITSNQAQIHYHTFGDPTRPAIIFSNSLGTQYSMWQPQIDFFQDHYYVVCYDTRGHGKSSTPQGPYTLAQLGEDIIALLDHLHVEKANFCGISMGGLTGQWLAIHHPDRFKHIIIANTAAKIGQEQAWLDRAQLVRKQGLQPIADTAAARWFTAGFIEAHAETVKQLSENLAKGSAEGYASCCEALAKADLRSDLKKITVPVLIITGQQDPITTVADGQAMQNVIPHSQLFQIEASHISNIEQAQAFNRAVFDFIQA, from the coding sequence ATGCCAACTATTACTTCAAACCAAGCTCAAATTCATTACCACACCTTTGGAGATCCTACTCGTCCTGCCATTATTTTTTCCAATTCTCTGGGTACGCAGTACAGTATGTGGCAGCCACAAATTGACTTTTTTCAAGATCATTATTATGTGGTGTGTTATGACACCCGTGGACATGGCAAATCCTCTACACCACAAGGTCCATATACGCTCGCGCAATTGGGTGAAGACATCATTGCCTTACTTGATCACCTGCATGTAGAAAAAGCCAATTTTTGTGGCATTTCAATGGGCGGGCTGACGGGTCAATGGCTTGCAATTCATCATCCAGATCGTTTTAAACATATCATCATTGCCAATACCGCAGCGAAAATTGGACAAGAACAGGCTTGGCTTGATCGTGCACAATTAGTCCGTAAACAAGGTTTGCAACCGATCGCAGACACTGCGGCTGCTCGTTGGTTTACGGCAGGTTTTATTGAAGCACATGCAGAAACAGTTAAACAACTCAGTGAAAATTTAGCCAAAGGAAGTGCTGAAGGTTATGCCAGTTGTTGTGAAGCTTTGGCCAAGGCCGATTTAAGATCAGACTTAAAAAAAATCACTGTGCCTGTGCTGATTATTACAGGTCAGCAAGACCCTATCACCACAGTTGCAGATGGACAAGCCATGCAAAATGTGATTCCCCACAGCCAGTTGTTTCAAATAGAAGCTTCGCATATTTCCAATATTGAGCAAGCTCAAGCCTTTAACCGTGCTGTGTTCGACTTTATCCAAGCATAA
- a CDS encoding IclR family transcriptional regulator yields MNDTTTLEYQDEMMAPLRHELLHPIEDMLEENDRQYITALARGLELLRCFTPKHQQLGNQELSQMTGLPKPTITRLTHTLSRLGYLKQVPNSSKYQLSVGVLAFGYSMIANVSLRSIAHPHMQNLADYAQAAVAMASRDRLNMVYLDVVQGKGNVTMRRQVGTYLPIHLSSMGRACLAAMPVDEREFLMRAIQQKNPEDWEQIKASLDQAFRDYAQYGCCFSMGDWHKDVNSVAVPYFHDQHGLLVFNCGGPSFVLNQDKLQQEIAPRLLHMVNNIRSDVG; encoded by the coding sequence ATGAATGACACGACCACTCTGGAGTATCAAGACGAAATGATGGCTCCGCTTCGGCATGAATTATTGCATCCCATAGAGGACATGCTTGAAGAAAATGACCGTCAATATATTACAGCTTTGGCGCGGGGATTAGAGTTATTACGCTGCTTTACACCCAAACATCAACAATTAGGCAACCAAGAGTTATCGCAAATGACCGGTTTACCCAAACCGACCATTACTCGACTCACACATACTTTGTCGCGTTTGGGCTATTTGAAGCAAGTGCCCAATTCAAGTAAATATCAATTGTCGGTTGGGGTATTGGCGTTTGGATATTCAATGATTGCCAATGTATCGTTACGTTCGATTGCACATCCGCATATGCAAAACTTAGCAGACTATGCACAGGCGGCTGTGGCAATGGCGAGTCGAGATCGTCTGAATATGGTGTATTTGGATGTAGTACAAGGCAAAGGCAATGTGACCATGCGTCGGCAGGTCGGAACCTATTTACCGATTCACTTAAGTTCAATGGGGCGTGCGTGTCTTGCGGCTATGCCAGTGGATGAACGTGAATTTTTGATGCGTGCCATTCAGCAGAAAAATCCTGAAGATTGGGAGCAAATAAAGGCATCTTTAGATCAAGCTTTTCGTGACTACGCACAATATGGTTGCTGTTTTTCAATGGGCGATTGGCATAAAGATGTCAATTCTGTTGCTGTGCCATATTTCCATGATCAACATGGTTTATTGGTGTTTAACTGTGGTGGTCCAAGTTTTGTGTTAAATCAAGACAAGCTACAGCAGGAGATTGCACCTCGTTTATTGCATATGGTGAACAATATTCGCAGTGATGTAGGCTAA
- the benE gene encoding benzoate/H(+) symporter BenE has product MTTVLKTLKEDWSISATVAGFLAVLISYSGPLIIFFQAAQKAQVSNAMMVSWIWAISIGAAIAGIFLSIKFKVPIITAWSAPGTALLVTLFPNISLNEAIGAYIASAIVIFIVGITGYFDKLLKWIPQDVAAGMMAGILFQFGLGLFTATDSMPIIVFSMLMVFLIAKRINPRYAMIWVLVAGTALSLIMGKMNPVDVHFSLAIPQFISPEWTWNATLNLTIPLILVSLTGQFLPGMAIMRLSGYDTPARPIITATSLASLAVACIGGITIVLASITAALCMGKDAHEFKEKRYIAGIANGIFYILGGLFAGSIVMLFSLLPKELVAALAGLALLGAIGTNITAAMKNDEHRDAALITFLATASGMSFLGLSSVFWGICIGVIAHLILSKKPDQVIPQPQTESASITAATTKTSSTTPNSASSSRIAKAKNS; this is encoded by the coding sequence ATGACAACAGTATTGAAGACACTTAAAGAAGATTGGTCAATTTCGGCAACGGTGGCTGGATTTTTAGCTGTACTGATCTCGTATTCAGGACCGTTGATCATTTTTTTCCAAGCCGCACAAAAGGCCCAAGTGTCGAATGCCATGATGGTGTCATGGATCTGGGCCATCTCGATTGGTGCTGCCATCGCGGGCATTTTCCTTTCGATCAAATTCAAAGTCCCAATCATTACTGCATGGTCGGCACCTGGCACTGCACTATTAGTGACCTTGTTTCCCAATATTAGCTTGAATGAAGCGATTGGCGCCTATATTGCTTCAGCCATTGTAATTTTCATCGTGGGGATTACGGGATATTTTGACAAATTACTCAAATGGATTCCTCAAGATGTTGCCGCAGGGATGATGGCAGGCATTTTATTTCAATTTGGTTTGGGTCTTTTTACTGCAACAGATTCGATGCCCATTATCGTTTTTAGCATGCTGATGGTATTTCTCATTGCAAAACGTATTAATCCCAGATATGCCATGATTTGGGTCTTGGTTGCAGGTACAGCACTCAGTTTAATCATGGGTAAAATGAACCCTGTCGATGTCCATTTTAGCCTCGCGATTCCGCAGTTTATTTCACCTGAATGGACATGGAATGCCACCTTAAACCTCACAATTCCTTTAATTCTCGTCAGTCTAACGGGACAATTTTTACCCGGCATGGCGATTATGCGCTTAAGCGGTTATGACACACCTGCCAGACCGATCATTACTGCCACCAGTTTAGCTTCACTCGCTGTGGCCTGTATTGGAGGGATTACGATTGTTTTGGCCTCTATTACTGCGGCTTTATGTATGGGGAAAGATGCCCATGAATTCAAAGAAAAACGCTATATCGCTGGGATTGCCAATGGCATTTTTTATATTTTAGGCGGGCTATTTGCAGGCAGTATCGTGATGCTGTTTAGCTTACTGCCGAAAGAGTTGGTGGCTGCCTTAGCCGGTCTTGCATTATTAGGCGCCATTGGCACCAACATTACTGCAGCGATGAAAAATGATGAACACCGAGATGCGGCGTTGATTACTTTCTTGGCCACAGCATCAGGTATGAGTTTTTTAGGATTAAGTTCGGTATTTTGGGGCATCTGTATTGGCGTGATTGCACATTTGATTTTGAGCAAGAAGCCCGATCAAGTGATACCGCAACCTCAAACTGAGTCTGCATCTATAACTGCAGCAACAACAAAAACATCATCCACAACACCGAATTCAGCTTCATCATCCAGAATTGCAAAAGCAAAAAACTCATAA
- the benD gene encoding benzoate diol dehydrogenase BenD, whose translation MNECQRFKDKVVIVTGAAQGIGRGVAIQLAAEGALLVMADISPLLEDVHQEIQVTQGQATPIIADMESYAGAEAVVAKALELYGRVDILINNVGGAIWMKPFVEFSEQEIIKEVSRSLFPTLWGCRAVLPYMIEQQHGVIVNVSSIATCGIHRIPYSASKGGVNSMTKSLAFAHAKDGIRVNAVATGGTDAPPRKIPRNSTPLTQQEKDWMQDVVDQTIDRSFMHRYGSIQEQVNAILFLASDEASYVTGTVLPVGGGDQG comes from the coding sequence ATGAATGAATGTCAAAGATTTAAAGATAAAGTCGTGATTGTAACGGGTGCTGCGCAAGGCATTGGACGTGGCGTTGCGATCCAGCTTGCTGCTGAAGGTGCACTTTTAGTCATGGCGGATATCTCTCCCTTGCTTGAAGATGTGCATCAAGAAATTCAAGTGACTCAAGGTCAAGCGACACCGATTATTGCAGATATGGAAAGTTATGCAGGTGCTGAAGCTGTGGTCGCAAAAGCGCTGGAATTATATGGCCGTGTTGATATTTTAATTAATAATGTCGGCGGAGCTATTTGGATGAAACCCTTTGTTGAATTCAGTGAACAAGAAATCATCAAAGAAGTGAGTCGTTCTTTATTTCCAACCCTGTGGGGATGCCGTGCGGTTCTGCCATACATGATCGAACAACAGCACGGCGTCATCGTCAATGTCTCTTCCATTGCGACGTGTGGCATTCATCGTATTCCCTATTCTGCATCCAAAGGTGGGGTCAACAGCATGACTAAATCTTTGGCCTTTGCCCATGCCAAAGATGGGATTCGAGTCAATGCGGTCGCTACAGGTGGAACCGATGCACCACCTCGTAAAATTCCACGCAATAGCACACCTTTAACGCAACAGGAAAAAGATTGGATGCAAGACGTGGTGGATCAAACCATTGATCGTAGTTTTATGCATCGTTATGGCAGTATCCAAGAGCAAGTCAATGCCATTTTGTTTTTAGCCTCGGACGAAGCTTCTTACGTGACGGGCACAGTTCTGCCTGTCGGTGGTGGTGATCAAGGTTAA
- a CDS encoding 3-oxoacid CoA-transferase subunit A, giving the protein MIDKTTASLQQALTQIKDGATIMIGGFGTAGQPAELIDGLIEFGVKDLVIVNNNAGNGDYGLAKLLKSGAVRKIICSFPRQSDCYVFDELYRAGKIELELVPQGNLACRIQAAGMGLGPIYTPTGFGTLLAEGKPTLNYDGKDYVLENPIKADFALIKAHQGDRWGNLVYRKSARNFGPIMAMAADVTIAQVSKVVELGALDPEHIITPGIFVQHVVQVQPAQ; this is encoded by the coding sequence ATGATTGATAAAACTACCGCTTCATTACAACAAGCCCTCACACAGATCAAAGACGGCGCCACCATTATGATTGGTGGTTTTGGCACCGCAGGTCAACCCGCAGAACTCATTGATGGTTTAATTGAGTTCGGTGTCAAGGATTTGGTAATTGTAAACAATAATGCCGGCAATGGTGATTATGGTCTCGCTAAACTGCTCAAATCAGGGGCGGTGCGAAAAATTATTTGTTCTTTTCCGCGTCAGTCAGACTGTTATGTGTTTGATGAGCTTTACCGTGCAGGAAAAATTGAATTGGAACTTGTCCCTCAGGGTAACCTAGCTTGTCGTATTCAAGCTGCAGGCATGGGGCTTGGCCCGATCTATACACCTACAGGTTTTGGGACACTTCTGGCTGAAGGTAAACCAACCTTAAATTACGACGGCAAAGACTATGTCCTTGAAAACCCTATCAAAGCAGATTTCGCACTGATCAAAGCGCATCAAGGCGACCGTTGGGGAAATTTGGTCTATCGAAAATCTGCACGTAACTTTGGTCCGATTATGGCGATGGCGGCAGATGTGACCATTGCCCAAGTATCCAAAGTGGTTGAACTCGGTGCTTTAGATCCAGAGCACATCATTACACCCGGCATTTTTGTACAACATGTTGTGCAAGTCCAACCTGCACAGTAA
- the benB gene encoding benzoate 1,2-dioxygenase small subunit, protein MNAATQINSISIDKVAQFLYQEARFLDDEQWDDWLQCYAPSAEFWMPAWDDDDRLTQDPESEISLIYYPDRQGLEDRVFRIKTERSSATMPDTRTSHNISNVEIIEQNGDQITVRFNWHTLSFRYKTTYSYFGTSKYVIDCSGEQFKILNKYVVLKNDYINQVIDIYHL, encoded by the coding sequence ATGAATGCCGCTACTCAAATTAATAGCATCTCCATCGACAAAGTTGCTCAATTTCTGTATCAAGAAGCACGCTTTTTAGATGATGAACAATGGGATGACTGGCTTCAATGCTATGCCCCAAGTGCAGAGTTTTGGATGCCTGCTTGGGATGATGACGATCGACTGACTCAAGACCCTGAATCTGAGATTTCATTGATCTATTATCCAGACCGTCAAGGTTTAGAAGACCGTGTATTCCGTATCAAGACAGAGCGCTCCTCTGCCACGATGCCCGATACCCGAACCAGTCATAACATCAGTAATGTTGAAATCATTGAACAAAATGGTGATCAGATTACCGTTCGTTTTAACTGGCACACCTTAAGTTTTCGCTATAAAACCACCTATAGCTACTTCGGTACGTCGAAATACGTGATTGATTGTTCAGGTGAACAATTCAAAATTTTAAATAAATATGTGGTGCTTAAAAATGATTATATCAATCAAGTCATTGATATATACCACCTCTAA
- the catA gene encoding catechol 1,2-dioxygenase, whose amino-acid sequence MNRQQIDALVKKINVDSASGPVDARVQQVVVRLLSDLFQAIEDLDLSQSEVWKGLEYFTDAGQANELGLLAAGLGLEHFLDLRADEADAKAGISGGTPRTIEGPLYVAGAPESVGFARMDDGSESDHVDTLIIEGKVTDTEGNLIPNAKVEVWHANSLGNYSFFDKSQSDFNLRRTIFTDADGKYTALTTMPVGYGCPPEGTTQFVLDKLGRHGNRPSHVHYFVSAPGYRKLTTQFNIEGDQYLWDDFAFATRDGLVATAHDITDEAEIQRRGLEKAFKHIQFDIELVKEAQAAPTTEVERRRASA is encoded by the coding sequence ATGAACCGTCAACAAATTGATGCATTGGTTAAAAAAATTAACGTTGACTCAGCGTCAGGTCCTGTCGATGCCCGTGTACAACAAGTGGTTGTACGTTTATTGAGTGATTTATTTCAGGCCATCGAAGATTTAGATTTAAGTCAATCTGAGGTGTGGAAAGGTTTAGAGTATTTCACTGATGCTGGTCAAGCCAATGAACTTGGTCTATTGGCTGCAGGCTTGGGCTTAGAACATTTCCTTGACTTGCGTGCAGATGAAGCCGATGCCAAAGCAGGCATCAGTGGGGGTACACCACGTACCATTGAAGGTCCACTCTATGTTGCAGGCGCACCTGAATCTGTGGGTTTTGCCCGTATGGATGATGGTTCAGAATCCGATCATGTCGATACCCTGATCATTGAAGGTAAAGTCACTGATACGGAAGGCAATCTTATTCCCAATGCCAAAGTTGAAGTGTGGCATGCCAACAGTTTAGGCAATTACTCTTTCTTTGATAAATCCCAGTCTGACTTCAATCTACGACGTACCATTTTCACAGATGCAGACGGTAAATACACGGCTCTTACCACAATGCCAGTGGGTTATGGTTGCCCTCCTGAAGGCACCACACAATTTGTATTAGACAAACTCGGTCGTCATGGCAACCGTCCATCACACGTCCACTACTTTGTCTCTGCACCGGGTTATCGCAAACTTACCACGCAATTCAACATTGAAGGTGATCAATATCTATGGGATGACTTTGCTTTCGCAACACGTGATGGCTTGGTTGCAACAGCGCATGACATTACCGATGAAGCTGAAATTCAACGTCGTGGTTTAGAGAAAGCCTTTAAACACATTCAGTTCGATATTGAATTGGTTAAAGAGGCTCAAGCAGCACCAACGACTGAAGTTGAACGCCGTCGCGCAAGCGCTTAA
- the benA gene encoding benzoate 1,2-dioxygenase large subunit, producing MPRIPVINTSHLDRIDELLVDNFETGEFKLHRSVFTDQALFDLEMKYIFEGNWVYLAHESQIPNNNDFYTTYMGRQPIIIARNRNGELNAMINACSHRGAQLCRHKKGNKATYTCPFHGWTFNNSGKLLKVKDPADAGYSDCFNQDGSHDLKKVARFESYKGFLFGSLNPDVPSLEEFLGETTKIIDMIVGQSDQGLEVLRGSSSYTYEGNWKLTAENGADGYHVSAVHWNYAATTQQRKEKQAADNIRAMSAGAWGKQGGGSYGFENGHMLLWTQWANPEDRPNFPKADEYTEKFGAAMSKWMIERSRNLCLYPNVYFMDQFGSQIRVLRPISVNKTEVTIYCIAPVGEDKEARTRRIRQYEDFFNASGMATPDDLEEFRACQSGYAGIELEWNDMCRGAKHWIQGPDDAANEINLKPILSCVKTEDEGLYLAQHQYWLKQMKKAIQAEKELVNQQYAEGEVA from the coding sequence ATGCCACGTATTCCCGTGATTAATACGAGCCACCTCGATCGTATAGATGAATTACTCGTTGATAATTTTGAAACAGGTGAATTTAAGCTTCATCGTTCGGTATTCACAGATCAAGCCCTCTTTGATTTAGAAATGAAATACATCTTTGAAGGCAACTGGGTCTATTTGGCACATGAAAGCCAAATTCCAAACAATAATGATTTTTATACCACCTATATGGGCCGTCAGCCGATCATCATTGCACGTAACCGCAACGGTGAACTGAATGCCATGATCAATGCCTGCTCACACCGTGGCGCACAACTGTGTCGTCATAAAAAAGGGAACAAAGCCACATATACCTGCCCTTTCCACGGTTGGACATTTAACAATTCAGGCAAACTACTTAAAGTCAAAGATCCTGCGGATGCAGGCTACTCAGACTGCTTTAACCAAGACGGTTCACACGACTTAAAAAAAGTCGCGCGATTTGAAAGCTACAAAGGTTTCTTATTTGGTAGTTTGAATCCAGATGTACCGAGCCTTGAAGAATTCTTAGGTGAAACCACCAAAATTATCGACATGATCGTAGGTCAGTCTGATCAAGGCTTAGAAGTACTGCGTGGTTCTTCAAGCTATACCTATGAAGGCAACTGGAAACTGACCGCTGAAAATGGTGCCGATGGTTATCATGTGTCAGCTGTACATTGGAACTACGCTGCCACCACGCAACAACGTAAAGAAAAACAAGCAGCAGATAATATTCGTGCCATGAGCGCAGGCGCTTGGGGCAAACAAGGCGGTGGTTCATATGGCTTTGAAAATGGTCATATGTTGCTATGGACCCAGTGGGCCAACCCCGAAGACCGTCCAAACTTCCCTAAAGCGGATGAATATACTGAAAAGTTTGGCGCTGCGATGTCGAAATGGATGATCGAACGCTCACGTAATTTGTGTCTCTATCCGAATGTGTATTTTATGGATCAATTCGGTTCACAAATTCGAGTGTTACGCCCAATCTCAGTCAATAAAACTGAAGTCACGATTTACTGTATCGCGCCTGTGGGCGAAGACAAAGAAGCACGTACCCGCCGTATTCGTCAGTATGAAGATTTCTTTAACGCTTCAGGTATGGCAACGCCGGATGACTTAGAAGAATTCCGTGCCTGCCAATCCGGTTATGCCGGCATTGAACTTGAATGGAATGATATGTGCCGTGGTGCAAAACATTGGATTCAAGGCCCTGATGACGCTGCCAATGAAATCAACCTGAAACCGATTTTGTCCTGTGTAAAAACGGAAGATGAAGGGCTATATTTGGCACAGCATCAGTACTGGTTGAAGCAAATGAAGAAAGCCATTCAAGCTGAAAAAGAATTGGTCAATCAGCAATATGCAGAAGGAGAAGTCGCATGA
- a CDS encoding 3-oxoacid CoA-transferase subunit B, which translates to MSYTKLTRDQIAERVAQDIPDGAYVNLGIGLPTKISSYLPADKDVFLHSENGLLAFGPPPAEEDRDPELINAGKEFVTLLAGGAYFHHGDSFAMMRGGHLDIAVLGAFQVAQNGDLANWHTGTPDAIPAVGGAMDLAVGAKKVYVTMDHVTKNGKAKIVEDLSYPATGLKCVDRIYTDLCVIDVTKDGMKVIEKVQGLSFEELQAKTGAKLIDAT; encoded by the coding sequence ATGAGCTATACCAAACTAACCCGTGACCAAATTGCAGAACGTGTTGCACAAGATATTCCTGATGGTGCTTATGTCAATCTTGGCATTGGTTTACCCACCAAAATTTCAAGCTATTTGCCAGCAGATAAAGATGTATTTTTACATTCTGAAAATGGCTTGCTTGCCTTTGGTCCACCACCGGCGGAAGAAGACCGTGATCCTGAACTGATTAATGCAGGTAAAGAATTTGTCACGTTATTAGCAGGCGGTGCGTATTTCCATCACGGTGATTCATTTGCCATGATGCGTGGTGGTCATTTAGATATCGCTGTCTTAGGTGCATTCCAAGTGGCACAAAATGGTGACCTTGCCAACTGGCATACTGGCACGCCGGATGCGATTCCAGCCGTAGGAGGTGCAATGGATTTAGCCGTTGGAGCAAAAAAAGTCTATGTGACCATGGATCATGTGACTAAAAATGGTAAAGCTAAAATTGTGGAGGATTTAAGTTACCCTGCAACAGGTTTGAAATGTGTCGATCGAATCTATACCGATCTTTGTGTGATTGATGTGACAAAAGATGGAATGAAAGTGATTGAGAAAGTACAAGGTTTAAGTTTTGAGGAACTCCAAGCCAAAACAGGTGCCAAATTGATTGATGCGACCTAA
- the benC gene encoding benzoate 1,2-dioxygenase electron transfer component BenC: MSNLNVALQFEDGVTRFISVAEGETLSDAAYRQKINIPLDCRDGACGTCRAFCESGSFDMPEENYIEDALTPEEAEQGYILACQCRPTADAVFQIQASSEVCKTQIHQFQGTLTRVENLSDSTITFDIQLDDDQPEIHFLAGQYVNVGIPGTTETRSYSFSSKPGNRLTGFVVRNVPNGKMSDYLSAQAKVGDKMTFAGPFGSFYLRPVTRPILMLAGGTGIAPFMSMLHVLEEKGSEHPVRLVFGVTNDFDLVAIEKLNELQNKLDWFEYRTVVAHEDSAHERKGYVTGHVDNNWLNSGDVDIYLCGPVPMVEAVRGWLDTEGIQPASFLFEKFSAN; encoded by the coding sequence ATGTCTAATTTAAATGTTGCCCTTCAGTTTGAAGACGGTGTTACACGCTTTATCAGTGTTGCTGAAGGTGAAACCTTGTCAGACGCTGCATACCGTCAAAAAATTAATATTCCCTTGGATTGCCGTGATGGTGCGTGCGGAACCTGTCGTGCATTTTGTGAATCCGGCAGCTTCGATATGCCTGAAGAAAATTATATTGAAGATGCATTAACACCTGAAGAAGCTGAACAAGGTTATATCTTGGCCTGTCAATGTCGTCCAACCGCAGATGCCGTCTTCCAGATTCAAGCATCCTCCGAAGTGTGCAAAACACAAATTCATCAGTTTCAAGGCACCCTGACGCGTGTAGAGAATTTATCTGACTCAACCATCACTTTTGATATTCAACTTGATGATGACCAACCTGAAATTCATTTTCTCGCAGGTCAGTATGTCAATGTCGGAATTCCGGGGACAACTGAAACACGTTCATATTCATTTAGTTCAAAGCCGGGTAATCGTTTGACGGGTTTTGTAGTACGTAATGTGCCTAATGGCAAAATGAGTGATTATTTAAGTGCTCAAGCCAAAGTGGGTGACAAAATGACCTTTGCAGGTCCATTTGGAAGTTTCTACCTCCGTCCTGTCACACGCCCTATATTGATGCTGGCAGGTGGAACAGGCATCGCGCCATTTATGTCCATGTTACACGTCCTTGAAGAAAAAGGTTCAGAACACCCTGTGCGTTTGGTTTTTGGTGTGACCAATGACTTTGATCTTGTTGCGATCGAAAAACTCAATGAATTGCAGAACAAGTTGGACTGGTTTGAATATCGAACTGTGGTTGCCCATGAAGACTCTGCTCATGAACGTAAAGGCTATGTCACAGGGCATGTTGACAACAACTGGTTGAATTCAGGTGATGTCGACATTTATCTCTGTGGCCCTGTTCCTATGGTGGAAGCCGTGCGTGGGTGGTTAGATACTGAAGGCATTCAACCTGCAAGCTTCTTATTTGAAAAGTTCTCTGCCAATTAA
- a CDS encoding CaiB/BaiF CoA transferase family protein, with amino-acid sequence MGALTGIRVLDLSRVLAGPWCGQILADLGAEVIKVERPKTGDDTRMWGPPWMKNDQGENTREAAYYQSANRNKMSVAIDISTPEGQELVKALAADSDVVIENYKAGSLKKYGLDYDSLSAINPKLVYCSITGFGQTGPRAPEPGYDFIIQGMGGLMSVTGEKDDLPGGGPQKVGVAFADLTTGLYSTIAIQAALLNRHVTGLGQHIDMALLDVQVALLANQGMNYLASGKIPGRYGNAHANIVPYQVFRAADQDFIIACGNDKQFVALSAAIGLAHLAQDPRFMTNALRIQHRAEITDLLAKHFLTNTAKHWVDVIHAVKVPVGLINNLEQAFQEPQLQARDMLVEIPHPLKEKLTVIGSPMKLSRTPVEYRNPPPMLGEHTDQVLSQWVDEEKIQQLKQQGIIG; translated from the coding sequence ATGGGTGCATTAACTGGAATTCGTGTATTGGACTTGAGTCGTGTACTGGCTGGTCCTTGGTGTGGTCAAATTTTAGCAGATTTGGGTGCGGAAGTCATTAAAGTAGAGCGTCCAAAAACGGGCGATGATACTCGGATGTGGGGGCCACCTTGGATGAAGAATGACCAAGGTGAAAATACACGTGAAGCGGCTTACTATCAGTCAGCGAATCGTAATAAAATGTCCGTTGCCATTGATATCTCGACACCTGAAGGTCAGGAACTGGTTAAGGCATTGGCTGCTGATTCAGATGTGGTGATTGAAAACTATAAAGCGGGTTCATTGAAGAAATACGGGTTGGATTATGATAGCCTGAGTGCAATCAATCCTAAACTGGTGTATTGCTCAATTACCGGTTTTGGTCAAACCGGTCCACGTGCCCCTGAACCAGGTTATGATTTCATTATTCAGGGGATGGGCGGGTTAATGTCTGTCACGGGTGAGAAAGATGATTTACCAGGTGGTGGACCGCAAAAAGTCGGCGTGGCTTTTGCAGACTTGACCACAGGCTTATATTCGACCATTGCCATTCAGGCGGCTTTGTTGAACCGTCATGTCACAGGTCTTGGTCAGCATATCGATATGGCATTGCTTGATGTACAGGTTGCTTTACTGGCGAACCAAGGTATGAATTATCTAGCTTCGGGTAAAATCCCAGGTCGCTATGGCAATGCCCATGCCAATATTGTGCCTTATCAAGTATTCCGTGCAGCTGATCAGGACTTTATTATTGCTTGTGGTAATGACAAACAATTTGTCGCTTTGAGTGCGGCAATTGGACTTGCACACTTAGCTCAAGACCCTCGCTTTATGACCAATGCTTTACGTATTCAACATCGTGCTGAGATCACTGATCTTTTAGCCAAGCATTTCCTGACCAATACCGCTAAACATTGGGTAGATGTGATTCATGCGGTAAAAGTGCCTGTGGGTTTGATCAATAATCTAGAGCAAGCTTTTCAAGAACCACAGCTACAAGCGCGTGACATGTTGGTGGAGATTCCTCATCCTTTGAAAGAAAAGCTGACCGTGATTGGCTCACCCATGAAGTTGTCCCGTACACCGGTCGAATATCGAAACCCGCCACCAATGCTGGGTGAACATACCGACCAAGTATTGTCACAATGGGTGGATGAAGAAAAAATTCAGCAACTCAAACAACAAGGGATTATTGGTTAA